The Desulfovibrio legallii genome segment CGTGTGCCTGGCGGACGCCGCGCGGCCTCCTCTGGCCCGCTGGCGCGGGGATATGCTGCTGGACGTGCCCTGTTCCGGCCTGGGCGTGCTGGCCCGCCGCCCGGATATCCGCCGCCGCGGGCCGGAGCGCCTGACAACGCTGACCGCCCTGCAGGAACGTTTGCTGCGCAGCGCTGCAACGCTGCTGGAACCGGGCCGCCGCCTGGTTTACATTACCTGCACCCTGAACCCGGCAGAAAACGACCAGGCCGTGGCGCGGCTGCTCGGGGCCTGCCCTGGCCTGCGGCTGGAACAGACCTGGCAGACCCCCCACGACCACCCCTGGCTGGAAGGCATGTTCGGGGCGGTGCTGCGCAGGGGGTAGCGCGTGAGGCTCGCCGCACATCTGCGGCGGGAATTTGAAACGGTTTTTGGTCAGCGGCGCAGGGCGGCGGGCAGGGCGAAGTAGAGGCGGGCGGCCAGGTCAAAGCAGGCTCCTGGCAGGTAGCTGGCCCACCAGAAAAGGCGGTGCTTGCGGCTGGCGCTGCGCCAGGGGCGCAGCACGCTGCGGGCTGCGGCGTTGCGGCCCTGCCGCCAGAGGTCCACGGCCTTCTGGAAGGCGGCGCGGCGGGTCAGCAGGGCTGCCAGGTCGGCGTAGTCCGCATCATAGCCGGGGTAGAGGCGGCGGTGTTTGTCCAGGATGTACAGGGTTTCGTCCGCGAACTGGCCGAATTTGCGGAAGGTGGTGTTGGCCCCGTGCACGCGCCAGAGGGTCAAGGGGGCGTCCACATGGTCCAGTTCCCAGTCGTGGGCGATGCGGTAGAAGACGTCGGCCTCTTCGCAGACGTTGAGGCTCTCGTCAAACCAGCCGCCGTTTTCGCCCGTGCCGGGGGCCACGCCTTTGGGGGAAAGGCCCGTGAGGGCCGTGGCCCGGATCATGGCGGAGGACATGGAAATCCACTGTCGCTCCATAAGGGCGGCAAAGGCCATGCCCCGCTGGGGCGCGGTGGCGGCAAAAAGGCGGCGGCGCATGCCCCGGCCGTCGAAGATTTCCGTATCAGTGCAGACCAGGCCCACGCGGGGGTTGGCATCGAAGAGCGCCATCTGGGCCGCCAGTTTTTCCGGCCGCCAGAGGTCGTCGCAGTCCAGAAAGGCCAGGCAGCGGCCGCGGGCCTGGGCCAGGGCCAGGTTGCGGCCCGCGCCCAGGGGCACAATGGTTTCGCCCCGGAAGTAGCGCACCTTGGGGCCGTAGCTCTGGGCAATGGCGGGGCTTGCGTCTGTGGAGGCGTTGTCCCAGAAAATAACCTCAAAATCCGTAAAGGTCTGGGCCATGAGGCTGTCCAGAGCTTCCCGCAGATGGCGGGAGCTGTTCAGACAGTTCATGACGACCGAAACGGCCGGGGCCTCCGGGGCCAGGGCGGGGCTGGGCGCGGCGTGAGCGGCCATGACCGTCAGCTCAGGGCCGCCGCAAGGGCGTCGCAGACCGCGTCCACGTCCGCGTTGCTCAGGCCGGGGTGCAGGGGCAGGGTCAGGATCTGGGCGTAGAGGGCTTCCGTCACGGGCAGGCTGGGGCTGCCGCCGCCGAAAAAGCTCAGCAGGTGGTTGGGCTTGTAGTGCACGCCCGTGGGGATGCCTTTGTCTGCCAGGGCGCGGACCACGGCGTCTTTGCGGCCGTCCAGCACGCGCACGGGCAGGATGTGGGGCACGATGTGGTCCTGGGGATCCGTGGCGA includes the following:
- a CDS encoding glycosyltransferase family 2 protein, with protein sequence MAAHAAPSPALAPEAPAVSVVMNCLNSSRHLREALDSLMAQTFTDFEVIFWDNASTDASPAIAQSYGPKVRYFRGETIVPLGAGRNLALAQARGRCLAFLDCDDLWRPEKLAAQMALFDANPRVGLVCTDTEIFDGRGMRRRLFAATAPQRGMAFAALMERQWISMSSAMIRATALTGLSPKGVAPGTGENGGWFDESLNVCEEADVFYRIAHDWELDHVDAPLTLWRVHGANTTFRKFGQFADETLYILDKHRRLYPGYDADYADLAALLTRRAAFQKAVDLWRQGRNAAARSVLRPWRSASRKHRLFWWASYLPGACFDLAARLYFALPAALRR